Below is a window of Streptomyces genisteinicus DNA.
GCGGCGCACCTATCATCGGCGCATGGCTTGCCGCATCAGCGAACTCGTGATCGACGCGGAGGACCCCGGCCTGCTCGCCGCCTTCTGGTGCGAGGTGCTGGGCTATGCCGAGCTGGACCGGGAGGACGACGGCAGCATCCAGATCGGCCCGCCGGGCGCCGCGGACGGCGGGGTGCTGCCGACCGTCGTGCTGAACGCGGGGCGCGACCCGCGCCGGGGCAAGCTCCCCCTGCACTTCGACGTCAGCGCCACCGACCGCGACCAGGAGGCCGAACTGGCCAGGCTGCTCGCTCTGGGCGCGGTGCCCGTCGACGT
It encodes the following:
- a CDS encoding VOC family protein, encoding MACRISELVIDAEDPGLLAAFWCEVLGYAELDREDDGSIQIGPPGAADGGVLPTVVLNAGRDPRRGKLPLHFDVSATDRDQEAELARLLALGAVPVDVGQSGTESWHVLADPEGNEFCLLRARVEPA